One Gadus chalcogrammus isolate NIFS_2021 chromosome 4, NIFS_Gcha_1.0, whole genome shotgun sequence DNA segment encodes these proteins:
- the LOC130380636 gene encoding retina and anterior neural fold homeobox protein 2, with translation MVEPRSHKTLSHSIDMILAREGSQGRPSAGLRDQETGHEETHTPEETRDTRPAGTRKTRSCRVSLARRVRTTFSVEQLQGLESAFRTAPYPSVTTRETLAAQTHLSEGKIQIWFQNRRAKWRRCEGGASACPYSEPDTPMYVLPPLPALWLAPTNHLPVHHTAFLAVTQGYSAVPARLRPLGLESPARLQHHPQSGPYLPHSRPPRVWVSRGALPLKGHGQCV, from the exons ATGGTCGAGCCGCGGTCACACAagacactctctcactccatcgACATGATCCTGGCTAGAGAAGGGTCTCAGGGAAGACCCTCAGCAGGTCTTAGGGACCAGGAGACTGGACATGAGGAGACCCACACTCCTGAGGAGACCCGGGATACCAGACCCGCGGGAACCCGGAAGACCAGATCGTGCCGGG tcTCTCTGGCCCGCCGGGTCCGGACCACCTTCAGCGTGGAGCAGCTGCAGGGTCTGGAGTCGGCCTTCAGGACGGCCCCCTACCCCTCCGTGACCACCAGGGAGACGCTGGCCGCACAGACACACCTGTCTGAGGGCAAgatccag atTTGGTTCCAGAACCGGCGAGCTAAGTGGCGTCGGTGCGAGGGCGGGGCCAGCGCGTGCCCCTACTCAGAACCCGACACGCCCATGTATGTCCTTCCTCCACTACCCGCCCTCTGGCTAGCACCGACCAATCACCTTCCAGTACACCACACAGCGTTCCTGGCCGTCACCCAGGGATACTCAGCTGTCCCCgcccggctccgccccctgggGCTGGAGAGCCCGGCCCgcctccagcaccacccacaGTCCGGCCCCTACCTACCCCACAGCAGGCCCCCGAGGGTCTGGGTCTCCAGGGGGGCTCTACCCCTCAAGGGACATGGTCAGTGTGTTTag